A window of the Euwallacea similis isolate ESF13 chromosome 20, ESF131.1, whole genome shotgun sequence genome harbors these coding sequences:
- the Rtc1 gene encoding probable RNA 3'-terminal phosphate cyclase-like protein yields the protein MSRAIKKGNTLFYKGSNLLKQRLVLSVLSGKPVKITDIRVLEDEPGLKEFEVSLIRLLDKITNGTIIELNETGTTLYFQPGLLFGGTVEHNCSLQRGIGYYLEVLFMLGFFCKQSLNVTLLGVTCNNIDPSVDILKTSFMETLKRFIFDDEGLEFKIKKRGMLPLGGGEVIFKCPIRTKLRPIQFLDSGMVKRVRGTAYSLRVSPAMANRMIEKAKGILLNFLPDIFITTDQCKGKQAGKSPGFGIHLYAETTQGVIYSSEQVSNNVSQGEEPSIPEDIGMAAAQRLLYEIYLGGVTDSSSQVLAILNMALGPKDVSKIIVGPLTEYSIGFLRNLREFFGVSFKVEHYKSDEEQEGVGSSKVLLTCVGIGYSNINKRTI from the exons atgtcaagagctatcaaaaaaggaaatacGCTTTTCTACAAAGGCAGCAATCTTTTGAAGCAACGACTAGTTTTGTCGGTTTTAAGTGGCAAACCTGTGAAAATAACAGACATCAGGGTATTGGAAGATGAGCCTGGGCTCAAGGAATTTGAAGTGAGTTTGATCAGATTGCTGGATAAAATCACTAACGGAACCATCATTGAGCTTAATGAAACTGGAACCACTTTGTATTTTCAACCTGGACTTCTGTTTGGCGGCACTGTTGAACATAACTGTTCACTTCAAAGAGGCATAG GTTATTATTTGGAGGTGCTATTTATGCTTGGCTTCTTCTGCAAACAATCCCTAAATGTAACCCTGCTAGGAGTAACTTGTAATAACATTGACCCTTCAGTAGATATTTTAAAGACATCATTCATGGAGACATtgaaaagatttatttttgatgatgaaggactagaatttaaaattaaaaaaagag GCATGTTGCCTTTGGGCGGAGGAGAAGTAATCTTTAAATGTCCAATTCGCACTAAACTAAGGCCCATCCAGTTCCTGGATAGTGGAATGGTAAAAAGGGTGAGag gaacTGCATATTCCTTGAGAGTGTCACCAGCAATGGCTAATAGAATGATAGAAAAGGCAAAAGggattttactaaatttcctTCCTGATATTTTCATAACCACTGATCAATGTAAAGGAAAGCAAGCTGGGAAAAGTCCTGGATTTGGAATACATTTATATGCAGAAACTACACAAGGAGTTATATATTCTTCTGAACAg GTTTCTAATAATGTATCCCAAGGTGAGGAACCATCAATTCCAGAAGACATAGGAATGGCAGCAGCCCAAAGACTTCTCTATGAAATTTATCTAGGTGGGGTAACGGATTCCTCTAGTCAAGTCTTAGCAATCCTAAACATGGCTTTAGGGCCTAaggatgtttcaaaaattatagtaGGGCCTTTAACGGAGTATTCAATAgggtttttaagaaatttgcgCGAATTTTTCGGTGTTAGCTTCAAGGTGGAACATTACAAGAGCGATGAGGAGCAGGAGGGTGTTGGTTCGAGTAAGGTGCTGTTGACTTGTGTGGGAATTGGATACAGTAACATAAATAAGAGGACTATTTAA
- the Chrac-14 gene encoding DNA polymerase epsilon subunit 3 produces the protein MAEKLEDLNLPANTVARIIKDSLPDHVSVGKDARAALSRAASVFVLFLTSQASQEAKRENRKTLLGKDVITALEELEFDDFISPLKALLKDFKEAKSKKVASIKGRKSQNGTEADEDDEIIDEESGD, from the exons ATGGCGGAAAAACTGGAAGATTTAAATCTTCCTGCAAACACAGTGGCTAGAATTATTAAAGACTCTCTCCCCGACCATGTTTCTGTGGGGAAAGACGCTAGGGCTGCTCTATCCAGAGCGGCTTCTGTGTTTGTATTATTTCTAACTTCACAAGCTTCCCAAGAGGCTAAAAGAGAAAATAGGAAAACATTGCTTGGAAAGGATGTTATTACAGCTCTAGAGGAACTGGagtttgatgattttatttcaCCTTTGAAGGCACTTTTAAAAG ATTTTAAAGAAGCAAAATCAAAGAAAGTAGCGTCAATAAAAGGAAGAAAGTCACAAAATGGAACAGAGGCAGATGAAGATGATGAAATAATAGATGAAGAAAGTGGAGattga